In Schistocerca serialis cubense isolate TAMUIC-IGC-003099 chromosome 3, iqSchSeri2.2, whole genome shotgun sequence, the following proteins share a genomic window:
- the LOC126470453 gene encoding adrenodoxin-like protein 2, mitochondrial, which yields MASLLVKSFSRNWRAVSNIKSSAIRPASASLERSIQSTAVQHDIKADKVEVTFVKTNGEKIKAVGKVGDSLLDIVVSNSIDLDGFGACEGTLTCSTCHLILKKEDYDRLPEKPTDEELDMLDLAYDPTDTSRLGCQIIMTKDLNGLEVKVPAGINDARS from the exons ATGGCATCTTTACTAGTGAAAAGCTTTTCCCGAAATTGGCGCGCGGTTTCCAATATAAAATCGTCTGCTATTCGTCCGGCGTCTGCTTCATTGGAGAGAAGTATTCAGAGCACAGCAGTCCAACATGACATTAAAGCTGACAA GGTAGAGGTGACATTTGTGAAAACTAACGGCGAGAAGATTAAAGCGGTTGGTAAAGTCGGTGACAGTCTCCTGGATATAGTTGTGAGCAATAGCATAGATTTGGATGGGTTTG GTGCATGTGAGGGAACCTTAACCTGTTCCACATGCCACTTAATCCTGAAAAAAGAAGACTACGATCGTTTGCCAGAGAAACCCACAGATGAAGAGCTAGACATGCTTGATTTAGCGTATGATCCTACAGACAC GTCACGTTTGGGATGCCAGATCATTATGACGAAAGATCTCAATGGTTTAGAAGTAAAGGTTCCTGCAGGCATAAATGATGCACGCAGCTAA